A single genomic interval of Gemmatimonadota bacterium harbors:
- a CDS encoding xylose isomerase codes for MAKKPVQKPKIKIMAADWSLRDYPSARNPWTIQTKVRKVKEAGFHGMSSGADAELAAELHKQGLEMVGGVDVGSKKEADAKMKAFADIGVVHINVQLCDHDTKTKDAVKVARAVVKAGKKHKVKPAIEIHRDTCTETPEKAFALADAYRKKHKKKLRMNFDHSHPAIIKQLRPHEYWERLSERTDLLQMHELIHFRPFTGSHCQTPVTNDKGRLDRDFKIWLTNYLEPALNAWLQGAKPGKILHIVPELGPQGSGYALACFPDIWEDAIREKNEIIKVWRRLMRNWNK; via the coding sequence ATGGCAAAAAAACCCGTTCAAAAACCAAAAATTAAAATCATGGCCGCAGACTGGTCATTGAGAGATTACCCATCTGCAAGAAATCCCTGGACTATTCAGACCAAAGTGAGAAAAGTGAAAGAAGCGGGATTTCACGGCATGTCGTCTGGCGCCGACGCCGAGTTAGCCGCAGAACTGCACAAACAGGGATTGGAAATGGTAGGCGGGGTAGATGTGGGCAGTAAAAAAGAAGCCGACGCAAAAATGAAAGCATTTGCCGACATAGGCGTGGTTCACATCAACGTCCAATTGTGCGATCACGACACAAAAACAAAAGACGCGGTAAAAGTCGCGCGAGCAGTCGTCAAAGCCGGAAAAAAGCACAAAGTCAAACCCGCAATCGAGATCCATCGCGACACATGTACAGAAACGCCGGAAAAAGCCTTTGCACTCGCCGATGCGTACCGAAAAAAACACAAAAAGAAACTGCGAATGAACTTCGACCACTCGCACCCGGCAATCATCAAACAACTCCGCCCGCACGAATACTGGGAGCGATTGTCTGAACGCACCGACCTCTTGCAAATGCACGAACTCATCCACTTTCGCCCCTTTACCGGCAGCCATTGCCAGACCCCGGTCACAAATGACAAAGGGCGACTGGATCGCGATTTCAAAATCTGGTTAACCAATTACCTGGAACCCGCCCTCAATGCGTGGTTACAGGGCGCAAAACCGGGCAAAATACTCCATATCGTACCCGAACTGGGACCCCAGGGTTCTGGATACGCGCTCGCCTGTTTCCCCGACATCTGGGAGGATGCCATCCGGGAAAAAAATGAAATCATAAAAGTCTGGCGTCGGTTGATGAGAAATTGGAACAAATAA